The Mesorhizobium sp. B1-1-8 genome contains a region encoding:
- a CDS encoding TIGR00730 family Rossman fold protein, which produces MNTIRSVCVYCGSSPGRDEAYVKAGHLLGRSLAKSGLRLVYGGGTKGIMGAVAEGALKAGGKVTGIIPRFLINKEATESALDKLDELLITDNMHERKHRMFEKSDAFVALPGGIGTVEEIVEIMTWGQLGHHRKPIVFANVRGFWDPMLALVDHMLAEGFIHTAQRVKPLVVNDPEAIVAAIMVAGSSVDAPTEGMQSVIDKM; this is translated from the coding sequence ATGAACACGATTCGATCCGTCTGCGTCTATTGCGGTTCGTCTCCGGGCCGCGACGAGGCCTACGTCAAGGCCGGGCACCTGCTCGGCCGCTCGCTCGCCAAATCCGGTTTGCGCCTCGTCTATGGCGGCGGCACCAAGGGTATCATGGGTGCGGTTGCCGAAGGGGCGCTCAAGGCCGGCGGCAAAGTGACCGGCATCATCCCGCGCTTCCTGATCAACAAAGAAGCGACCGAGAGCGCGCTGGACAAGCTCGACGAACTCCTGATCACCGACAACATGCACGAGCGCAAGCACAGGATGTTCGAGAAATCCGACGCCTTTGTGGCGCTGCCGGGCGGCATCGGCACGGTCGAGGAGATCGTCGAGATCATGACCTGGGGGCAGCTCGGCCACCACCGCAAGCCGATCGTCTTCGCCAACGTCAGAGGTTTTTGGGATCCGATGCTTGCGCTGGTCGACCACATGTTGGCGGAAGGCTTCATCCATACCGCGCAGCGGGTCAAGCCGCTGGTCGTCAACGACCCCGAGGCCATCGTCGCCGCCATCATGGTGGCTGGTTCGTCGGTCGACGCGCCGACGGAGGGCATGCAATCGGTGATAGACAAAATGTAA
- a CDS encoding anthrone oxygenase family protein, which yields MLNALQVLTVMIVALPMALSVAHALELPGKMRLEENTYRAVQRIYYPGFTIGGAAEPLSVVATGLLLVLTPSGTVAFWLVLTAFVAMLATVAVYWLAVHPVNKYWMEGQAVSTSGAVFFGAGSTPESRQPKWTEFRDRWERSHVARAILTSVGLLALVISLVVRP from the coding sequence ATGTTGAACGCACTCCAAGTCCTGACGGTGATGATCGTTGCGCTGCCGATGGCGCTTTCCGTTGCACACGCCCTGGAGCTTCCCGGCAAGATGCGGCTCGAGGAGAATACCTATCGTGCCGTGCAGCGGATCTACTATCCCGGGTTCACCATCGGCGGCGCGGCCGAACCATTGAGTGTGGTCGCAACCGGCCTTCTGTTGGTCCTGACGCCGAGCGGAACCGTGGCTTTCTGGCTCGTACTGACGGCGTTTGTGGCCATGCTTGCCACTGTTGCCGTCTACTGGCTCGCTGTTCACCCAGTCAACAAGTACTGGATGGAGGGACAGGCCGTAAGCACGTCCGGCGCTGTGTTTTTTGGCGCCGGCTCAACGCCGGAGAGTCGGCAGCCGAAATGGACGGAGTTCCGCGACCGATGGGAGCGTTCGCACGTGGCGCGGGCGATTTTGACCAGCGTCGGCTTGCTGGCGCTGGTGATTTCACTCGTCGTTCGCCCGTAG
- a CDS encoding methyltransferase domain-containing protein, producing the protein MKKPMYDGSILSFQQKRGQESSAFFLPFLKPGMRLLDIGCGPGNITATMAPHVGLAVGVDIQGRSIAAANELAETAGLSNLSFREADMTALPFDDETFDAVFFHAVLYHQDASMLARTLAEARRVLRLGGLVATRDADIGGNILHPDLPGLRTSLDLWQRWYEHDGPDALQFGRRQGAILRAHGFVPVWTGASYVNHSADAATRHEAVGDARRSLKSLGPKLIERGLATQAELDQALSSWNVWGAEPDAVYLRCRCECVAQKA; encoded by the coding sequence ATGAAAAAGCCGATGTACGACGGCTCGATCCTGAGCTTTCAGCAGAAGCGAGGGCAGGAATCGTCCGCCTTCTTCCTGCCTTTCCTGAAACCCGGCATGCGGCTGCTCGACATTGGCTGCGGACCGGGAAACATCACCGCGACTATGGCCCCTCATGTCGGCTTGGCTGTGGGCGTCGATATCCAGGGCCGGTCGATCGCGGCGGCGAATGAACTGGCCGAGACGGCCGGACTGAGCAATCTGTCGTTCCGCGAAGCCGATATGACGGCCTTGCCGTTCGATGACGAAACCTTCGACGCCGTCTTCTTCCACGCCGTCCTTTACCATCAGGATGCGTCGATGCTGGCCAGAACGCTCGCTGAGGCGAGGCGGGTGCTGCGGCTGGGAGGTCTGGTTGCCACGCGCGATGCCGATATCGGCGGCAACATCCTTCATCCCGACCTGCCGGGCCTGCGAACCTCGCTCGACCTCTGGCAGCGATGGTACGAACATGACGGGCCTGACGCCCTCCAGTTCGGGCGCCGGCAAGGCGCGATTCTGCGGGCGCACGGTTTTGTGCCGGTTTGGACGGGAGCCAGCTACGTCAACCACAGCGCCGATGCCGCGACCCGCCACGAAGCGGTCGGGGATGCCAGGCGCAGCCTGAAGTCTCTCGGCCCGAAGCTGATCGAAAGGGGGCTCGCGACACAGGCGGAACTCGATCAGGCGCTATCGTCCTGGAACGTCTGGGGAGCGGAGCCTGACGCCGTCTATTTGCGATGCCGGTGCGAGTGTGTAGCCCAAAAGGCCTGA
- a CDS encoding glucose 1-dehydrogenase yields MRSTEYLRHLFSLEGKHAFITGASRGLGLAFAEALAGAGARVTLGGRKTDELKLAGDTLRAEGLDAAEAVIDVTDTHSVDQAIAAVEAGTPIDILINNAGIQRRAPLETFSDADWDELMATNLDGVFKVSRAVVKGMIARRSGVIINVSSVQSALARPSIAPYAASKGAITMLTKSMAGEWGQYGIRVNAIAPGYFKTELNAALVADETFSSWLTGRTPMRRWGEVRELAGAAVFLASDAASFVTGQTLLVDGGITSVL; encoded by the coding sequence TTGCGTTCGACTGAATATCTCCGCCACCTCTTCAGCCTCGAGGGCAAGCACGCCTTCATCACCGGCGCCAGCCGTGGTCTTGGACTCGCCTTCGCCGAGGCGCTTGCCGGCGCCGGCGCGCGCGTCACGCTCGGCGGCCGCAAGACGGACGAGCTCAAGCTTGCCGGCGACACACTGCGGGCCGAAGGCCTTGATGCCGCGGAAGCGGTGATCGACGTGACCGATACGCATTCGGTGGACCAGGCGATAGCGGCGGTGGAAGCCGGTACCCCGATCGACATCCTCATCAACAATGCCGGCATCCAGCGCCGGGCGCCGCTTGAGACGTTTTCCGACGCCGACTGGGACGAGCTGATGGCGACCAATCTCGATGGCGTGTTCAAGGTCAGCCGGGCGGTGGTGAAAGGCATGATCGCGCGCCGCAGCGGCGTCATCATCAACGTCTCCTCGGTTCAAAGCGCGCTCGCCCGCCCCTCGATCGCCCCCTATGCCGCGAGCAAGGGCGCCATCACCATGCTGACCAAGTCGATGGCCGGCGAATGGGGCCAGTACGGCATCCGCGTCAACGCCATTGCCCCGGGCTATTTCAAGACCGAGCTCAACGCGGCGCTGGTCGCCGACGAGACATTCTCCAGCTGGCTGACCGGCCGCACGCCGATGCGGCGCTGGGGCGAGGTGCGCGAGCTCGCGGGCGCTGCTGTGTTCCTGGCCTCGGATGCCGCGAGCTTCGTGACGGGGCAGACGTTGCTGGTGGATGGCGGGATTACGAGCGTGCTGTAG
- a CDS encoding DoxX family protein yields MTPTEIAAKLHIRDVTLLAGRLLLSLIFVHEALVLATHFEGARKAMAALGVGTPLLLATIALQLGAGLSVALGILTRLGAVALGLFCLMTASLFHTNFASQNELLHFEKDLAIAGGMFILALAGSGRLSVDRVLAGFVNGRAGTKTAAIVSKTIEPHLSTGETSLPI; encoded by the coding sequence ATGACGCCGACCGAAATCGCCGCAAAGCTCCATATCAGGGACGTGACCCTGCTTGCCGGCCGCCTGCTCCTTTCGCTGATCTTCGTGCATGAGGCGCTGGTGCTGGCGACACATTTCGAAGGCGCCCGGAAGGCGATGGCCGCGCTCGGCGTCGGCACCCCGCTGCTTCTCGCCACCATCGCGCTGCAACTCGGCGCCGGCCTCTCCGTCGCTCTCGGCATCCTGACCCGCCTCGGCGCCGTCGCGCTCGGCCTGTTCTGCCTGATGACGGCAAGCCTCTTCCACACCAACTTCGCCAGCCAGAACGAGCTGCTGCATTTCGAGAAGGATCTCGCCATCGCCGGCGGGATGTTCATCCTGGCGCTCGCCGGCTCGGGCAGGCTTTCGGTGGACAGGGTGCTGGCCGGATTTGTGAACGGCAGGGCAGGTACGAAAACAGCCGCGATCGTATCCAAAACGATCGAACCGCATTTATCGACCGGCGAGACCAGCCTGCCGATTTGA
- a CDS encoding tetratricopeptide repeat protein has product MKHALFAVLGTIAVLTAAPIAIAVPAYAVDDIEGADAPDLTAVKAKIDAKDYQSALADLRDLAQDTQQADVYNLLGFTLRKTGDYQTSLTYYTKALELKPDHKAAHEYLGELYVETGDMAKAKEQLASLEKLCPAGCEEREDLQKAIDSKVTK; this is encoded by the coding sequence ATGAAACACGCACTTTTCGCGGTGCTTGGCACCATTGCGGTCTTGACCGCGGCCCCGATCGCCATCGCCGTGCCGGCCTATGCCGTGGACGACATCGAAGGCGCCGATGCGCCGGACCTGACGGCCGTCAAGGCCAAGATCGACGCCAAGGACTATCAAAGCGCGCTGGCCGACCTGCGCGACCTCGCGCAGGACACCCAGCAGGCCGACGTCTACAATCTGCTCGGCTTCACGCTGCGCAAAACCGGCGACTACCAGACCTCGCTGACCTACTACACCAAGGCGCTGGAGCTTAAGCCCGACCACAAGGCCGCGCATGAATATCTGGGCGAGCTCTATGTCGAGACCGGCGACATGGCCAAGGCCAAGGAGCAGCTGGCCTCGCTGGAAAAGCTCTGCCCGGCGGGTTGCGAGGAACGCGAGGACCTGCAGAAGGCCATCGACAGCAAGGTGACGAAGTAG
- a CDS encoding MBL fold metallo-hydrolase — translation MFNMTRRMVLGSAAAAAAFGIAGKLEFAPPAFAETPVEPLVGFYKYKIGSLEVTAVYDGIWRKPHDPAFIKDVSVDDTKAALAKAGLTTEFMPIPLTVVVLQMNGRTIMMDAGSGVGQWQANATHLPANMKAAGIDYKAIDTIMISHFHPDHAWGLMEKGTNAPVFPNAELIVNAAEYNWWTDPSRLAKLPEGRKPAGKRIAENFPKWKNWKLVDDGAEVVPGIRIMAAPGHTPGHSVYHVDAGAEQFLVSADTMYVPALLAPHPEWQGSYDQDGPMAIATRHKIIDQVIADNIRICGSHFPFPGTGSFVKDGSAYAFTPTQI, via the coding sequence ATGTTCAACATGACACGCCGCATGGTACTCGGCTCCGCGGCCGCCGCGGCCGCCTTCGGCATCGCCGGCAAGCTGGAATTCGCGCCGCCGGCCTTTGCCGAAACCCCGGTCGAGCCGCTCGTCGGCTTCTACAAATACAAGATCGGCTCGCTCGAGGTCACCGCCGTCTATGACGGCATCTGGCGCAAGCCCCACGACCCGGCCTTCATCAAGGACGTTTCGGTCGACGACACCAAGGCAGCGCTCGCCAAGGCGGGACTGACCACCGAGTTCATGCCTATTCCGCTCACCGTCGTCGTGCTCCAGATGAACGGCCGCACGATCATGATGGATGCCGGCTCCGGCGTCGGCCAGTGGCAGGCCAACGCCACGCATCTGCCGGCCAACATGAAGGCCGCCGGTATCGACTACAAGGCGATCGACACCATCATGATCTCGCATTTCCATCCGGATCATGCATGGGGCCTGATGGAGAAGGGCACCAACGCGCCGGTATTCCCGAATGCCGAGCTCATCGTCAACGCTGCCGAATACAATTGGTGGACCGATCCCAGCCGCCTCGCCAAGCTGCCCGAGGGCCGCAAGCCGGCGGGCAAGCGCATTGCCGAAAACTTCCCGAAATGGAAGAACTGGAAGCTGGTCGACGACGGCGCCGAGGTGGTGCCCGGCATCCGCATCATGGCGGCGCCCGGCCACACGCCCGGCCACTCCGTCTACCATGTCGATGCCGGCGCCGAGCAGTTCCTCGTCTCGGCCGACACCATGTATGTGCCGGCGCTGCTCGCGCCGCATCCCGAATGGCAGGGCAGCTACGACCAGGACGGGCCGATGGCGATCGCCACGCGCCACAAGATCATCGACCAGGTGATTGCCGATAATATCCGCATCTGCGGCTCGCACTTCCCGTTCCCCGGCACCGGCAGCTTCGTCAAGGACGGCAGCGCCTATGCCTTCACCCCAACCCAGATCTGA
- a CDS encoding transporter: MNIALPAEGTDLSPYLPDEHGLFFIYHFKEDGSRTKDVAEAHWTWRSYQITDLRARQEIGAEQALPALVREALLSPSHGCHIDYESDFLYGDLPDLRHDFVEARGLTHFRFAFNDRMLIGARKQPLESVDAIRKAVESGSRKFRTPAELIEAVMGQSLDGMAGELDKMGDTLDGIEDRIVCDAWHSERQALVDARRQLVIVHRQMATLTSLFRHLDHSHRNDLPDPINDMATRLSHRAHTLHHDGEQLQARTRLLQDELMAKLTEQSNQLLYILSVMTAVLLPMTIISGLFGMNVGGMPLVNTPMGFWVVTAISVVIAGCIYMLVRRLGRV, from the coding sequence ATGAACATCGCTCTCCCCGCCGAAGGCACCGATCTCTCGCCCTATTTGCCGGACGAGCACGGGCTGTTCTTCATCTATCACTTCAAGGAGGACGGCTCCCGCACCAAGGACGTTGCCGAGGCGCACTGGACGTGGCGCAGCTACCAGATCACCGACCTGCGTGCCCGCCAGGAAATCGGCGCCGAGCAGGCCCTGCCGGCCCTGGTGCGCGAGGCGCTCCTGTCCCCCAGCCATGGCTGCCATATCGACTATGAGAGCGACTTCCTCTATGGCGATCTGCCCGATCTCAGGCACGATTTCGTCGAGGCGCGCGGGCTCACGCATTTCCGCTTCGCCTTCAACGACAGGATGCTGATCGGCGCTCGCAAGCAGCCGCTGGAATCGGTCGATGCCATCCGCAAGGCGGTGGAGAGCGGATCGCGTAAATTCCGCACGCCGGCCGAGCTGATCGAGGCGGTCATGGGGCAGTCGCTCGACGGCATGGCGGGCGAACTCGACAAGATGGGCGACACGCTTGACGGCATCGAGGACCGCATCGTCTGCGACGCCTGGCACAGCGAACGCCAGGCGCTGGTCGACGCGCGCCGGCAGCTGGTGATCGTCCACCGGCAAATGGCGACGCTGACCAGCCTGTTCCGCCATCTCGACCATTCGCATCGCAACGACTTGCCGGACCCGATCAACGACATGGCCACACGCCTCTCGCACCGAGCGCATACGCTGCATCATGACGGAGAGCAGCTGCAGGCGCGCACAAGGCTGTTGCAGGACGAACTGATGGCGAAGCTGACGGAGCAGTCGAACCAGCTGCTCTATATTCTCTCGGTGATGACTGCCGTGCTGTTGCCGATGACCATCATCTCCGGCCTGTTCGGCATGAATGTCGGCGGGATGCCGCTAGTCAACACGCCGATGGGTTTTTGGGTAGTGACGGCGATATCGGTCGTGATCGCCGGCTGTATCTATATGCTGGTGCGGCGGCTGGGACGCGTTTAA
- a CDS encoding glutathione S-transferase family protein — protein MYLLHIGNKNYSSWSLRPWLLMRTLDIPFEERLMPFPAGPSFDFYRSFSPNGRVPCLVDDGWAVWDSLSIVEYLAERHQGVWPSSTRARAWARSAAAEMHSSFTALRNDCPMSCGVRIELSPMSDALKHDVFRLGDLWNDGLARFGGPFLTGERFTAVDAFFAPVAFRAQSYGLVFEGAAAAYLKRLLDLPAMREWYAAGLAETWREPGHEAEVRAAGTIVEDFRATA, from the coding sequence ATGTACCTGCTACACATCGGCAACAAGAATTACTCCTCATGGTCGCTGCGGCCGTGGCTGCTGATGCGCACCCTCGACATCCCTTTCGAGGAGCGGCTGATGCCGTTCCCGGCCGGGCCGAGCTTTGATTTCTACAGGTCGTTCTCGCCCAACGGCCGCGTGCCGTGCCTGGTCGACGACGGCTGGGCGGTCTGGGATTCGCTCAGCATCGTCGAATATCTGGCTGAGCGGCATCAGGGCGTATGGCCGTCGTCGACCAGAGCGCGCGCCTGGGCGCGCTCGGCCGCGGCCGAGATGCATTCGAGCTTCACCGCTTTGCGCAACGACTGCCCGATGAGCTGCGGCGTGCGCATCGAGCTTTCGCCCATGTCCGACGCGCTGAAGCACGATGTTTTCCGTCTCGGCGATCTGTGGAATGACGGCCTCGCCCGCTTCGGCGGACCGTTCCTGACCGGCGAGCGCTTCACCGCCGTCGATGCCTTCTTCGCCCCGGTGGCGTTCCGGGCGCAGTCCTATGGCCTGGTGTTCGAGGGTGCCGCCGCTGCCTATTTGAAGCGCCTGCTCGATTTGCCGGCAATGCGCGAATGGTACGCGGCCGGCCTCGCCGAAACCTGGCGCGAACCCGGCCACGAAGCGGAAGTCCGCGCCGCTGGCACTATTGTTGAGGATTTTCGCGCTACGGCGTAG
- the rarD gene encoding EamA family transporter RarD, whose protein sequence is MATETASLDADAKARRGFLLALGAYFLWGLLPFYMKAVAHLPLAEVIANRVVWSVPIAAAVLVWAGRTADFKAAIRSPKSIAMAALTAVLISINWGIYVWAISVDRTVETALGYYINPLVSVVVGALLLGERLDRLQIAAVALAAIAVAVLTIDAGKLPWVSLALAFSFAAYGFFRKTLPIGPSQGFLLEVLLLSVPALCYIAYLIATGQDHFISSTGSDTALLIGCGPITAVPLLLFAFGARLLRLSTIGIMQYIAPTMVFLIAVLIFDEPFGMIEAIAFALIWTALAMYSWSMLMTARRPAVQAAQ, encoded by the coding sequence ATGGCTACCGAAACAGCTTCCCTCGACGCAGACGCCAAGGCCCGCCGCGGCTTCCTTTTGGCGCTCGGCGCCTATTTCCTATGGGGGCTGCTGCCCTTCTACATGAAGGCGGTGGCGCATCTGCCGCTTGCCGAGGTGATCGCCAACCGCGTCGTCTGGTCGGTGCCGATCGCCGCCGCGGTTCTTGTCTGGGCCGGCCGCACCGCCGATTTCAAGGCGGCGATCCGCTCGCCGAAGAGCATTGCCATGGCGGCGCTGACGGCGGTGCTGATCTCGATCAACTGGGGCATCTATGTCTGGGCGATCTCGGTCGACCGCACAGTGGAGACGGCGCTTGGCTATTACATTAACCCGCTGGTCAGCGTCGTCGTCGGCGCGCTTCTGCTAGGCGAGCGGCTCGACCGCCTGCAGATCGCGGCGGTGGCGCTGGCAGCGATCGCGGTGGCAGTGCTGACGATCGACGCCGGAAAATTGCCCTGGGTTTCGTTGGCGCTGGCCTTCTCCTTCGCCGCCTACGGCTTCTTCCGCAAGACGCTGCCGATCGGCCCCAGCCAGGGCTTTCTGCTCGAAGTGCTTTTGCTGTCGGTGCCGGCGCTTTGCTACATTGCCTATTTGATCGCGACCGGGCAGGATCATTTCATCTCCAGCACCGGTTCCGACACGGCCTTGTTGATCGGCTGCGGTCCGATTACCGCGGTGCCGCTTCTGCTCTTCGCCTTCGGCGCCAGGCTGCTGCGCCTTTCAACCATCGGCATCATGCAATACATCGCGCCGACCATGGTGTTCCTGATCGCGGTGCTGATCTTCGACGAGCCGTTCGGCATGATCGAGGCCATTGCCTTTGCCCTGATCTGGACGGCGCTGGCGATGTATTCCTGGTCGATGCTGATGACGGCGCGCCGCCCCGCCGTCCAGGCTGCTCAGTAG
- the cimA gene encoding citramalate synthase, translating to MTMARERLYLFDTTLRDGQQTPGIDFSVEDKIAIAKLLDDFGIDYVEGGYPGANPTDTAFFREKRTARAKFVAFGMTKRAGISASNDPGLAALVQSKSDAICFVAKSWDYHVRVALGCSNEENLDSIKASVEAAVASAKEAMVDCEHFFDGFKANPDYALACARTAYDAGARWVVLCDTNGGTQPSEVRAIVEKVIASGIPGDHLGIHAHDDTGQAVANSLAAVEAGVRQIQGTLNGIGERCGNANLISIIPTISLKPAFADRFETGISAEALTGISRLSRAFDELLNRAPEAQAPYVGASAFATKAGIHASALAKEPATYEHVPPEAVGNRRRVMVSDQGGKANFLAELKRRGIDVPKDDHRLDALIAVVKEREAEGYAYEGADASFELLARKMLHGLPEFFNVTSFRCLVERRFDANGNLKTVSEAVVKVMVDGEEKMSVAEGRGPVNALDIALRKDLGKYQNEIVDLELADFKVRILNGGTEAITRVLIESHDATGARWWTVGVSENIIDASFQALMDSIVYKLMKNRDMAGLVAAE from the coding sequence ATGACAATGGCTCGCGAGCGCCTCTATCTCTTCGACACCACCCTTCGCGACGGCCAGCAGACGCCGGGCATCGACTTTTCCGTCGAGGACAAGATCGCCATTGCAAAACTGCTGGACGACTTCGGCATCGACTATGTCGAGGGCGGCTATCCTGGCGCCAATCCGACCGACACCGCTTTCTTCCGGGAAAAGCGCACGGCGCGGGCAAAATTCGTCGCTTTCGGCATGACCAAGCGGGCAGGGATCTCGGCTTCCAACGATCCGGGCCTGGCAGCGCTGGTGCAATCGAAGTCCGACGCCATCTGCTTCGTCGCCAAGAGCTGGGACTATCATGTGCGTGTGGCGCTCGGCTGCAGCAACGAGGAGAACCTCGACTCGATCAAGGCGTCGGTCGAGGCGGCGGTGGCTTCGGCCAAGGAAGCCATGGTCGATTGCGAGCATTTCTTCGATGGTTTCAAGGCCAATCCTGATTATGCGCTGGCCTGCGCCAGGACCGCCTATGACGCTGGCGCGCGCTGGGTGGTGCTGTGCGACACCAATGGCGGCACGCAGCCGTCGGAGGTGCGCGCCATCGTCGAAAAGGTGATTGCGTCCGGCATTCCGGGCGATCATCTCGGCATCCATGCCCATGACGACACCGGCCAGGCGGTGGCGAATTCGCTCGCCGCCGTCGAGGCCGGCGTGCGCCAGATCCAGGGTACGCTGAACGGCATCGGCGAGCGCTGCGGCAACGCCAACCTGATCTCCATCATCCCGACGATTTCGCTGAAGCCGGCCTTCGCCGACCGCTTCGAGACCGGCATTTCGGCCGAGGCGCTGACCGGCATTTCGCGGCTCTCCCGCGCCTTCGACGAATTGCTCAACCGGGCGCCGGAAGCGCAGGCGCCTTACGTTGGCGCTTCGGCCTTCGCCACCAAGGCCGGCATCCATGCCTCCGCGTTGGCCAAGGAACCGGCGACTTACGAACATGTGCCTCCCGAAGCCGTCGGCAACCGCCGCCGCGTGATGGTCTCGGACCAGGGCGGCAAGGCCAATTTCCTCGCCGAGCTGAAGCGGCGCGGCATCGATGTGCCGAAGGATGACCACCGGCTCGACGCGTTGATTGCCGTCGTCAAGGAGCGCGAGGCCGAAGGCTATGCCTATGAGGGTGCCGACGCCTCCTTCGAATTGTTGGCCCGCAAGATGCTGCACGGCCTGCCGGAATTCTTCAACGTCACCTCGTTCCGCTGCCTCGTCGAGCGCCGCTTCGATGCCAACGGCAACCTGAAGACGGTCTCCGAAGCAGTGGTCAAGGTGATGGTCGACGGCGAGGAGAAGATGTCGGTGGCCGAAGGCCGTGGCCCGGTGAACGCGCTCGACATCGCGCTGCGCAAGGACCTCGGCAAATACCAGAACGAGATTGTCGACCTCGAGCTTGCCGACTTTAAGGTGCGTATCCTCAATGGCGGCACTGAGGCCATCACCCGCGTCCTGATCGAATCGCACGATGCCACCGGCGCCCGCTGGTGGACGGTCGGCGTGTCGGAAAACATCATCGACGCCTCCTTCCAGGCGCTGATGGATTCGATCGTCTACAAGCTGATGAAGAACCGCGACATGGCGGGCCTGGTGGCGGCGGAGTAG
- the pip gene encoding prolyl aminopeptidase, with product MTIHSSSLRTLYPEIEPFDSGMLDVGDGHTVYWERSGTKGAKPAVFLHGGPGGTISPKHRRLFDPKLYDVILFDQRGCGKSTPNASLEANTTWHLVGDIERLREMCGFDKWLVLGGSWGSTLALAYAETHPERVSELVVRGIYTLTRAELEWYYQFGVSEMFPDKWERFLAPIPEAERGDMMAAYRKRLVGSDRKAQVEAARAWSLWEGETITLLPEPETSGPFGEDDYAVAFARIENHYFVHAGWLEEGQLLRDAWKLKDIPGTIVHGRYDMPCPARYAWALHKAWPKADFHLIEGAGHAYSEPGILDRLIRATDKFAGK from the coding sequence ATGACGATCCACAGCAGTTCCTTGCGTACGCTCTATCCAGAGATCGAGCCGTTCGATTCGGGCATGCTCGATGTCGGCGACGGCCATACCGTCTATTGGGAGCGCTCCGGCACCAAAGGCGCCAAGCCGGCCGTGTTCCTGCATGGCGGCCCGGGCGGCACCATCTCGCCGAAACACCGGCGGCTGTTCGACCCGAAGCTCTACGACGTAATCCTGTTCGACCAGCGCGGCTGCGGCAAGTCGACGCCCAATGCCTCGCTGGAAGCCAACACCACCTGGCATCTCGTCGGCGACATCGAACGCCTGCGCGAAATGTGCGGCTTCGACAAATGGCTGGTGTTAGGCGGCTCATGGGGTTCGACGCTGGCGCTCGCCTATGCCGAGACACATCCGGAGCGAGTCAGCGAACTGGTCGTGCGCGGCATCTACACGCTCACCCGCGCCGAGCTCGAATGGTATTACCAGTTCGGCGTCTCCGAGATGTTCCCCGACAAGTGGGAACGTTTCCTGGCGCCGATCCCGGAAGCCGAGCGCGGCGACATGATGGCCGCCTACCGCAAGCGGCTGGTCGGCTCCGACCGTAAGGCGCAGGTCGAGGCGGCCCGTGCCTGGAGCCTGTGGGAAGGCGAGACGATCACGCTGCTGCCGGAACCGGAAACCAGCGGCCCTTTCGGCGAGGACGACTATGCGGTGGCCTTCGCCCGCATCGAAAACCATTATTTCGTCCACGCCGGCTGGCTGGAAGAGGGACAACTGCTGCGCGACGCCTGGAAGCTGAAGGACATCCCCGGCACCATCGTCCACGGCCGCTACGACATGCCGTGCCCGGCGCGCTACGCCTGGGCGCTGCACAAGGCCTGGCCGAAGGCGGATTTCCACCTCATCGAAGGCGCCGGCCACGCCTATTCGGAGCCGGGAATACTCGACCGGCTGATCCGCGCGACGGATAAGTTTGCGGGGAAATGA